The Plutella xylostella chromosome 25, ilPluXylo3.1, whole genome shotgun sequence region GATATATTCATCTTTTGCTTctgcaaaataaatttaatattagtagTTATTCAATATAAGTTGTTTGaactatttattaattttatactataCCTTCTGGCGTTCTGGTCTCAATATGCTTAGCAATATCCTCCCAGTTTCCGAATCCAAACTGTTCTATAGCATCTAGTAATCTTACTTCTTCATTGGCTGACCAGCTAGTTTTGCCCAAAAATATACCAAATGCTCCAGAGtcctaaaataaaagaagGTGTTTAGCCTCCCATCTGATAAAGAACATGAAATAGCACAGAGCAAAGTATACATACCATAAACTGATAAGAGTGGTCATTTTTATGAGGTCCAATTTCAGCACCGAGAGAAAAACACTGGAAAAAATAACCTGATTTACagaagaaattttaaattttgcgccaaaacagtaaacaaaaatgGAGTGATGCTACTTTACCTGCAAACAAATATCAAAATCAGTACACTCTGCACATCTCACCCTTATCCCGTTTATTTCTTCTTGGCAATATGTGCAATTATATTTCGCATATAAATCTGAAAAGGACATGTTCACATTTACTAAACTCTACAAATTCAAAAGTACGTTGGCATTGGCAAGCTTTCTTTTCTAATCATCAGCCATTTTTTTTCGATCTGTGACGTCAGAAAAATGCTGTCTATggctaagtttttttatttatggtttTATTCACAGATAAGAGAATAaaactttgttattgttttgagTTTCACGATTATTATACCCCGCCCACcccattgtttttttgtttatctTTTACTGTTATAATCCCTGCTCAGAGCGCTAAATTGCATCTGATTTTATCCCAGAATCCCCATGGGAAACCATTCAAATGTAAAATAGATTACTGCAACAATGATTCAGAACCTCAGAAGAAGAACTGCAAACTGTATCTTTTTTTGTTATGGCAGTTTTGAATGCAAACGTCACATCACATTTGCGAAATAATATTGCGAATTCCTTCAAGCTAGCGATCACTTGTTGAaattatttcgtaaattacgtGAATATCTTGTTATTGATTCACACAGCGGATATTTTAGACAAGGACGTTAAATACCATCATATAAGCTGGCCCTACAGCTAGCTATGGGGGCCCTCAGTGCTAGTTTTCCTTGTTAAAGTGATGTGTAACTTGATAGTCGGATAGATTTTCACTGTTTTCATTCATCTGAAACGATGAAATCTAGCAAACGACGACTTCAAGCTCTTACAGAAAGCTCTGATGGAATGCCCAACTATCTCAAAATGGAAGACTCTGAGTCGTCAATCCCTCCCGTGTTCAGGTCACGGTTACACGAACTCTTCTCCCAGATAGAAAAAGAGTTTGACCTTCTTTACACTGAAAACCTCAACTGTAAGTAAACAAATCAATTATTGTGTTTTAATGTTGAGATCTTTGTAAAACatgtatattaaatttgtcaCATGAATCACAGTGTAGGTAACTATatcaataaaaatttatatttttcagtacAAGAGAAGATAGACATTCTTAGTGAAAAACTGGAAAGGGAGAGCTACATAGGCGATCGCCAGAACCCAGACTATGTGGATTTTGATGCCTCAGGCAAGAACTCTAAAgttaaatgtaagtattatgtttCATATAGCCTATTACAACACACATTACTCCATGACACAAGTCACACAACCCTGACCTCTTATATTgatgtaaaaataacaaatatgtataaatatggGGTATTTAGAGGTGACAGGCATACAGTCCAGACACTTATCATTGTACAGTTGTTTACCATTGATAAAGTTTGTCAGCACTACCTTTTCACAAGTTACCTAAAATATGGgtgctgttttttttgtttgtggtAGCCCTAATATAATGAAGAATACTAAGATACACCAACAGTTTCTGCACATAACCCTGATAAACTTTTTGATAGTGTTGCACTGGCTTCAgttgcaaagttagcattGAACTCTAAATTTACCCATGTTGGGTTTTAACCCTTTAGTAACAAAACCTTTAGGTTTTGTGTACTAACAATCAATGTACTAATATCCAATAATCAATATGTgtactaaattattttatgaaccATATTGTAGGATTCCAGTGGCCTTTGttacttttatattaaaatactcACACATATGTAGATGTGAAAATACAAGGACATATTGATTGGTGTGGGATCCAGCTACATGGTTATTCATGAAGGGGCCATTCTTTAACAATCTACcatttattcttatttatttatacttttatgaTAGTAATAATGTGCAATgtaggtggacttaatgcttaaagcattaacaaaataaagaaatcTAGATATATTGCAAAATATCTCCAACGCTGGACCTCTCCTAAAACTCTGGACACTTGATTTTCCATCTCTTGCCATCATTATGATAcacaacatacttaataattatttttcactTAAAAATCTAGATAATTCTATTGTGTGTGTGGAAATgtacaaaaaccaaaaataggTGGAGCAAGATACAATAGTGTGTGTAATATATCTTATTTGACATGACATGAATCACAGCTGACCACAGTAACCTCATCTGTAAATCTAACCTTTACATTTCAGTAACACAAAGCAACTCCCAGAAGGTAAAAGCGAGCCACAAGCTGCGAGTGCAGACCAGTAAGATCGTCTCCAGCTTCAAGGCTCCAACGTACAACTGCCAGTTGGTGCGAGAGTTCACTGCACATAAGGACGGCATCTGGGATGTGTCTTCAGCTCGCCCAGGACAAGCGCTCATTGGGACAGCTTCAGCTGGTAAGTTTGAATCATCTATTTAAGTTGAGACTTGAAAGTACTATAACATTACTAACTTGTAGAAGTTAGTTTTACTTGTCACATGCAAATTGTGATGATGAAAAATGcaaattgtatgtatgtatgtaataaaaaaaagcatAATGTAAATAGTCATATAATTTTCTAGCTAATTGTaaaatcaatattattttgtaattttactaaCACTTAAAAGAACTGGTTATTTCCAACAACCCATGTAAGgatccaaaacaaaacacaaaagcTGCACATTTGAAGAATAAACTACATTATTACAATGAActcaaaaaaaacattgtttgAGAAACTTATAACACTTCCATCCGCAGACCACACAGCATCAGTATGGAGCGTGGAGTGGGGCAAGTGCCTGTTGCAGTACACGGGTCACACGGGCTCCGTCAACTCCATCCGCTTCCACCCGTCCCGGGACATAGCGCTCACCAGCAGCGGGGACACTACGGCGCATATCTGGCAGGCCGCTGTTAACTGGGACTTGCCTgtgagttttaaaaattatgttgCAGTTTAAAAAGTTTGCGAATTTTCTGTACATTATGGAAGAATGCTATATAATAAATTCCACGCACCAGTTAACCCAGAGCCTAgtaacccgcactaggccaacgaacgtggtggactaggccttaaCCCTCCCTTCATTGGTAGGAGACCCATTATGATATAACCAGATATAACTGTAATGTAAGGTTAAGATAGCCAGCCCATTGCAAAAATGCGtgcttataaaatttattctcTACTCTCAGCGAGGTCAATCCTCAGAAGAAGAACTAGAGGGCGGTGGCGAAGAAAGCCTGGGCGAGGGCGGCGACCGTCCTGAAGTACTGCGCACTCCGCTCACGGAGCTGGTTGGCCACTCCGGCGTGGTGGTGGCCGCTGATTGGCTGACGGACGGCGAGCACGTCATCACCGCCTCCTGGGATAGGACGGCTAATCTGTACAATGTGGAGACTGGTGACTGTCTTCAGGTTCTTACAGGTAACTTATTTTTgaattataagtaagtatttttccctattaggtacctaccagcTACATTTTAAGGTCGCTATAGCAGTCCATCACAAAATCAAATCTACTTCTCTTGTTAGCTTGTCGGTGATAAATGCCAGAATTAGAATTGGTCACTGTTGTTTGCAACAATTAGACACTGCGATTATCATCCGACGCGGCCTGTCTAGATAGGATCCCATAGCCCATTTAACCCCTCATCAGAACCCTAACCATTACCTTACCGTCTCCAGGTCACGACCACGAGCTAACCCACGCATCAGCGCACCCGACGGCGCGGCTGGTGGTGACGGCGTCGCGCGACACCACCTTCCGCCTGTGGGACTTCCGCGAGCCCATACACTCCGTGTCCGTCTTCCAGGGGCATACTGAGTGAGTACATACATACTGAGTACAGAGATGGTGTCATGGAGTAACGGCTTACCTTGGGCTTTCTCATACAACCGCTACCGGGTACTTGTCGAAGGTCGTCGAAACAGTGAGCTGCATGGTCGATGGTCCCACGGTATGTTTGCCTTTTTGTGGTCACCACTGTAGAATTCGTCTACCCTAACGACGTTTTTTGGCTATATCCTCAGCATTTCTCATCCATCctgaaagatattttaattgttcctgtattaataaacccaaaaaaatattttcaggaGTGTCACATCGGCCGTGTTCGCGCGTGAAGACAAAGTAGTTTCCGGATCGGACGACCGTTCCGTGAAGGTAAGATTATCATTATTGATTGCAAGATAACCCTGCTGTTTATTACCAATATCGATCTACGATTGCAAAAGTTTAACGATCTACGATTAAAAAAGGGAAGTATGGACCGATTTAATTTCCATTTAGCGGATTTTACAAGCATAAAGTATGAACTGCTTAAGATAGACTGGCCATTGACATTAACACCTTTGGGCTCTGTAGACGCAATGCTTCACATTTTTTAccaaattatagaaaatattaAGATAAAACATGTTCCAAAAAGTCACCAGATACCCGGGAAGTATCCCGTTTGGTATACGCCCAGCCTTATTAAGTCGTTAAATGAAAAAGATAAACTCCgcaaaaagtacaaaaaaacaggGAATCCTTTAGATTCGATAGATTTTTCAGTCGCTAGAAGCCATTGTCATGTTGCAATCAAACGTTGTTATGCtgattacttacataaaattgaATCGTCAATCCATAGCAACAATATAAAGGCATTTTGGTCTTTTATAAAGGCAAAACGTAATGGTGCTCAGTCCATTCCTAGTATAATGGTCTCAAATGGAAGTACCTTTTCTACCCCTAAAGACATCTGCAATGCATTTGCTGACCATTTCGCTTCAGTTTACTCGTTGCCATCTAATTGTAACTGCTCCCTTGTTCACACTTGTGCTTCGAATAATTATGGAAATGCCTCCCATAGCTCTATAGGTAATTTGAAATTGTCGTCTTATTCTATATTAACAgctttgaaaaatattgataaaaatctTGGAGCTGGGCCCGATGGCATTCCAGCATTGTTTTTTGTTGAATGTGCCAACGAATTAGTTGAACcattacatataatatttaatcattCCCTATCGACTGGTACTTTCCCTGCTATATGGAAGTTAGCTAATGTGGTGCCTATTCCTAAAGGTAAGAATATAAACACTGTTGAGGAGTATAGACCAATCTGTCTACTTTCTATACTGGCCAAAGTTTTTGAGTCCTTGGTCTGCCCAGTCATTACGGGACACCTTAAATCAATATTGGTGCCTCAGCAACACGGATTTCGCAGCCAAAAATCCACTCTTTCTAACCTTGCACTTTTTGTGACTGATATCACTGAAGCAGTAGACAAAGGCCTGCAGGTTGATGTTATTTATACCGACATCAGTAAGGC contains the following coding sequences:
- the LOC105382327 gene encoding WD repeat-containing protein 37, which codes for MKSSKRRLQALTESSDGMPNYLKMEDSESSIPPVFRSRLHELFSQIEKEFDLLYTENLNLQEKIDILSEKLERESYIGDRQNPDYVDFDASGKNSKVKLTQSNSQKVKASHKLRVQTSKIVSSFKAPTYNCQLVREFTAHKDGIWDVSSARPGQALIGTASADHTASVWSVEWGKCLLQYTGHTGSVNSIRFHPSRDIALTSSGDTTAHIWQAAVNWDLPRGQSSEEELEGGGEESLGEGGDRPEVLRTPLTELVGHSGVVVAADWLTDGEHVITASWDRTANLYNVETGDCLQVLTGHDHELTHASAHPTARLVVTASRDTTFRLWDFREPIHSVSVFQGHTESVTSAVFAREDKVVSGSDDRSVKVWDVRNMRSALATIRSDSSVNRLAVSGAGLVAIPHDNRQVRLFDLQGNRRARLPRSARQGHRRMVTSVAWAEDISPNINFFSCGFDRRILGWSIQPSKEN